In a single window of the Campylobacter fetus subsp. testudinum 03-427 genome:
- a CDS encoding twin arginine translocation system, TatA/E family protein (Pfam match to PF02416.12 MttA_Hcf106), translating to MGSFSMGHWLIVLAIIVLLFGAKKIPELAKGVGKGIKTFKKEMEDETPVEKIEKTDSETQSTKQNETTKNV from the coding sequence ATGGGTAGTTTTAGTATGGGACATTGGCTGATAGTTCTTGCCATTATAGTGTTATTATTTGGCGCTAAAAAGATACCAGAGCTTGCAAAAGGCGTTGGAAAAGGTATCAAAACATTTAAAAAAGAGATGGAGGATGAAACTCCAGTAGAAAAAATAGAAAAAACAGATAGCGAAACTCAAAGTACAAAACAAAACGAAACAACAAAGAACGTTTGA
- the argS gene encoding arginyl-tRNA synthetase (Pfam matches to PF05746.11 DALR_1, and to PF00750.15 tRNA-synt_1d, and to PF03485.12 Arg_tRNA_synt_N): protein MKNSVKSEIYSVLGRDFILEKPKDKNLAHYATPFAFSLAKEFKKSPAIIASQLALKFENHKLFDVFSINGYLNFKLKGEFLNSLANNALSLEQSFGSKKPQSQKDIFIEYISANPTGPLHIGHVRGAVYGDTLARVARHIGLDVFTEYYINDAGNQIDLLGVSISLFARETLFNENVQYPDKYYRGEYIDDIAKLALDKFGKDIFYDESRNLELAEFGKDEVLKIIKKDLQDVGIFIESWASEKALYDELEGTIKKLASSGQMYEKDQTTYIASTMLGDDSDRVVIRSDGRPTYLAGDIVYHDAKFKKGYEHYINIWGADHHGYIARIKAAINFLGYDENRLEVILMQMVSLLKEGKPFKMSKRAGTSVLMSDILSEIGSDALRFIFISKANTSSLEFDINELKKEDSSNPIFYINYAHARVNQVFAKANKLPSDVMDADLSNLDESGKNLLFEALILPEVLEDAVTSRSLHKIPEYLKSLSASFHKFYNENRVVGSKNEDELLKLFSVVALSIKVALNLIGIKAKDKMEH, encoded by the coding sequence ATGAAAAACAGTGTTAAAAGCGAAATTTACAGCGTTTTGGGTCGTGATTTTATCCTTGAAAAGCCAAAGGATAAGAATCTTGCTCATTACGCAACTCCTTTCGCATTTTCTCTTGCTAAAGAGTTTAAAAAATCACCAGCAATCATAGCTTCCCAGCTTGCGCTTAAATTTGAAAATCATAAACTTTTTGATGTTTTTAGTATAAATGGATATTTAAATTTTAAATTAAAAGGTGAGTTTTTAAATTCTCTTGCAAATAACGCTTTGAGCCTTGAGCAGAGTTTTGGAAGCAAAAAACCACAGAGCCAAAAAGATATTTTTATCGAATATATCAGCGCAAATCCGACTGGACCTCTGCATATCGGGCATGTAAGAGGAGCGGTATATGGTGATACGTTAGCTAGAGTAGCAAGACACATTGGACTTGATGTTTTTACTGAGTATTATATAAATGACGCTGGAAATCAGATAGATTTGCTTGGAGTTTCTATAAGTCTTTTTGCGCGCGAAACTCTGTTTAATGAGAATGTACAGTATCCAGATAAATACTACAGAGGCGAATATATCGACGATATCGCTAAACTTGCGCTTGATAAATTTGGAAAAGATATCTTTTATGATGAGAGTAGAAATCTCGAACTTGCAGAATTTGGTAAAGATGAAGTTTTGAAGATTATCAAAAAAGATCTGCAAGACGTTGGTATTTTTATAGAGAGTTGGGCTAGCGAAAAAGCACTTTATGATGAACTTGAAGGAACGATAAAAAAACTTGCCTCAAGCGGGCAGATGTATGAAAAAGACCAAACTACTTATATAGCCTCAACGATGCTAGGAGATGATAGCGATAGGGTTGTTATAAGAAGCGATGGCAGACCTACTTATTTAGCTGGAGATATAGTGTATCACGATGCTAAATTTAAAAAAGGGTATGAGCATTATATTAATATTTGGGGTGCTGATCACCATGGATACATAGCTCGCATTAAAGCAGCTATCAATTTTCTTGGATATGATGAGAATAGACTTGAAGTAATTTTGATGCAAATGGTGAGTTTGCTAAAAGAGGGCAAACCGTTTAAGATGAGCAAACGCGCCGGCACTAGCGTACTTATGAGTGATATACTAAGTGAGATAGGAAGCGACGCGCTTAGATTTATATTTATCTCAAAAGCAAATACAAGCAGCCTTGAGTTTGATATAAACGAACTCAAAAAAGAGGACAGTTCGAATCCTATATTCTATATAAATTACGCTCACGCAAGAGTAAATCAAGTATTTGCAAAAGCAAACAAGCTTCCAAGTGACGTGATGGACGCAGATCTTTCAAATTTAGATGAGAGTGGTAAAAATTTGCTTTTTGAAGCACTCATTTTACCTGAAGTACTAGAAGACGCTGTCACTTCAAGATCACTTCACAAAATACCTGAATACCTAAAATCTTTAAGTGCTAGTTTTCATAAGTTTTACAATGAAAACAGAGTAGTAGGAAGCAAAAACGAAGATGAACTTTTGAAACTATTTAGCGTAGTTGCTCTTAGTATCAAAGTAGCTTTAAATTTGATCGGTATCAAAGCAAAAGATAAGATGGAACATTGA
- the gmk gene encoding deoxyguanylate kinase / guanylate kinase (Pfam match to PF00625.17 Guanylate_kin): MSGQILIISGPSGSGKSTLLSKLMRDFDNIHFSISSTTRSIRDGEKDGVNYHYISEDEFKTGIEAGKFLEWACVHKNYYGTSLEPVEKALKDGKIVIFDIDVQGFHLAMKKYREIITSVFVTTKDRNELKRRLEIRDADLKDAIENRLFNAATEMGHINEYDYLIINDDLDRSYASLKSIFETMSVKTQNYDISAVIDSWNVC, encoded by the coding sequence GTGAGCGGACAAATTTTGATAATAAGCGGACCTAGCGGAAGTGGCAAAAGTACGCTACTAAGTAAGCTTATGCGAGATTTTGATAATATACATTTTTCTATCTCAAGCACCACAAGATCTATAAGAGATGGTGAAAAAGATGGAGTGAATTATCATTATATAAGTGAAGATGAGTTTAAAACAGGTATAGAAGCAGGTAAGTTTTTAGAATGGGCTTGTGTGCATAAAAATTACTACGGAACTAGTCTTGAGCCGGTTGAAAAAGCTTTAAAAGATGGAAAAATAGTAATTTTCGATATAGATGTTCAAGGATTTCATTTGGCTATGAAAAAGTATCGTGAGATCATAACATCTGTTTTTGTAACTACAAAAGATAGAAATGAGCTAAAAAGACGTCTTGAGATCAGAGATGCTGACTTAAAAGATGCTATAGAAAACAGACTATTTAATGCTGCAACCGAGATGGGGCATATAAATGAGTATGATTATCTGATTATCAATGATGATCTTGATAGATCATATGCTAGTTTAAAATCCATCTTTGAAACTATGAGCGTAAAAACACAAAATTATGATATAAGCGCTGTGATAGACAGCTGGAACGTTTGCTAA
- the fliR gene encoding flagellar export apparatus, flagellar biosynthetic protein FliR (Pfam match to PF01311.16 Bac_export_1): MEFVNYLGQNNVVTFFLLLVRTGALMVFFPFFNHMQIPVIIKAALSFMFAIFLFPLAHAPIGLESLSVEYLILETFSELMFGMCAGVLLMLVFGALQLAGGQISMIMGFSMANVIDPQSGINMPLISNMLNFIVLLAFLLFDGHHIVLQFIAYSLQFIPLGGFYPDENIVKYTAKGVINLFLFGFIISFPILALSLLADLIFGMLMKTMPQFNLLVVGFPIKIAIAFVVIMAIISAMVKLFTSLMMQVLNDLPSLFF, translated from the coding sequence ATGGAATTTGTAAATTATCTAGGTCAAAATAACGTAGTTACATTTTTTTTGCTTCTCGTAAGAACCGGTGCGCTTATGGTTTTTTTCCCATTTTTTAACCATATGCAAATTCCTGTCATCATAAAAGCAGCTCTTTCGTTTATGTTTGCCATATTTTTATTTCCTCTTGCTCACGCACCAATCGGCCTTGAAAGTTTGAGTGTAGAGTATCTGATTTTAGAAACATTTTCAGAGTTGATGTTTGGTATGTGCGCTGGAGTGCTTTTGATGCTTGTATTTGGTGCTTTGCAGCTAGCTGGAGGACAAATTTCTATGATTATGGGATTTTCTATGGCAAACGTGATCGATCCGCAAAGCGGAATTAATATGCCACTCATCTCAAATATGTTAAATTTTATCGTATTATTAGCATTTTTACTTTTTGATGGACATCATATAGTGCTGCAATTTATAGCTTATTCTCTGCAATTCATCCCCTTAGGCGGTTTTTATCCTGATGAAAATATAGTGAAATACACCGCAAAAGGCGTGATAAATCTATTTTTATTCGGATTTATAATATCGTTTCCTATATTGGCCCTATCATTATTAGCAGATCTTATTTTTGGAATGCTTATGAAAACGATGCCTCAGTTTAATCTTCTTGTAGTCGGTTTTCCGATCAAAATCGCAATTGCTTTTGTAGTTATTATGGCTATTATTTCAGCTATGGTTAAGTTATTTACATCTCTTATGATGCAGGTTTTGAATGATTTGCCCAGTTTATTTTTCTGA